In Pleurocapsa sp. PCC 7319, the following are encoded in one genomic region:
- a CDS encoding sulfotransferase, which translates to MPNFLIIGAPKAGTSSLYYYLKQHPQIYMSSVKEPHFFALEGNKFDYVGPTEKGINRKGQIITNLEEYKDLFKEVSNEIAIGEASPIYLHSLQAPVRIKHYIPNAKLIAVLRHPAERAFSAFSHLVREGYETLSFEQALIKEQERINNKWLNLFYYQKLSFYYESLKRYFNNFNKEKIQIYLYEDFRENTIDIVRDIFSFLEVNNDFVPDLTIKNASGIPKSRFLYDLFTKKNFIKSISKPFFTEQLRRKIYDRVTTQNLGSKPTMPSEIKHNLINIYREDILKLQDLIQRDLSHWLK; encoded by the coding sequence ATGCCAAATTTTTTAATTATAGGTGCTCCTAAAGCTGGAACCTCATCACTATATTACTATCTCAAACAACATCCCCAGATTTACATGAGTTCGGTTAAGGAACCACATTTTTTTGCTTTAGAAGGAAATAAATTTGATTATGTAGGACCTACAGAAAAAGGAATTAATCGGAAAGGTCAAATAATTACTAATCTAGAGGAATACAAAGATCTTTTTAAGGAAGTATCTAACGAAATAGCCATAGGAGAGGCATCTCCAATTTATCTGCATAGTCTCCAAGCACCTGTAAGAATTAAGCATTATATACCAAATGCTAAATTAATAGCAGTTCTACGTCATCCAGCAGAGAGAGCTTTTTCTGCATTTTCTCATTTGGTTAGAGAAGGTTATGAAACCCTGTCTTTTGAACAGGCTCTCATAAAGGAACAAGAGCGTATAAATAATAAATGGTTGAATCTTTTTTATTATCAAAAACTAAGTTTTTACTACGAATCTCTCAAGCGTTATTTTAATAATTTTAATAAAGAGAAAATTCAAATATATCTCTATGAAGATTTTAGAGAAAATACTATTGATATTGTTCGAGATATCTTTAGTTTTTTAGAAGTAAATAATGATTTTGTTCCAGATTTAACTATAAAAAATGCATCTGGCATTCCTAAAAGTAGATTTTTATACGATCTTTTTACTAAAAAAAATTTCATAAAGTCTATTTCTAAGCCTTTTTTTACTGAGCAATTACGTCGAAAAATCTATGATAGAGTCACAACTCAAAATTTAGGTTCAAAACCTACTATGCCCTCAGAAATAAAACATAATTTGATAAACATATATCGAGAAGATATTTTGAAACTTCAAGATTTAATCCAACGAGATCTTTCTCATTGGCTGAAATAA
- the hepA gene encoding heterocyst formation ABC transporter subunit HepA, whose protein sequence is MLIRPKIPIPIRRLIKATSFWRDNFVILREFKHFRFIAITALTCTLLAALLEGTTVGLIASFLQVLTNPEKPPIETGIEWFDISLLATEASPTARLYRLSALILVAIWLRSLLQYLGLYYSRLSQSNLCDRLRKRLFEQLQGLSLSYYSTSRSGDLINSLTTEINQIKQAFQIFSNLVSRGSTLVAYVVSMLLLSWQLSLAAIILYSLLSIGLSTLVRRVREASFAVPKANGQFASIAIQFINGIRTVKGSGTEDFERQRFYRASNLVILAEDRVASISALVLPLAQGVASTILIVMVIVAFNLFISTGSLATSSLFTFMFILFRMMPLVSQVNGSRENLGRFQGSINNIKELLKTEDKPYLHNGKLQFQGLKRGINFQLVDFAYEPGNLILEDINLTIDKGNVTALVGASGAGKSTLADLVARFYDPTEGSISINGEDLRNFDISSVRKKMAIVSQDTFIFNASVRDNIAYGIEEIYEEDIWEAAQLAHAVEFIKELPEGLDTVLGDRGVRLSGGQRQRIAIARALLRNPDILILDEATSALDSVTEQLIQESLAKLSQGRTVIAIAHRLSTIAKADKVVVLEQGKIVEQGSYQELVARKGELWKYHQMQYELSQAS, encoded by the coding sequence ATGCTAATTCGTCCTAAAATTCCGATTCCTATTCGCAGATTAATTAAAGCCACAAGTTTTTGGCGAGATAATTTCGTTATCCTCAGAGAATTTAAGCATTTTCGTTTCATTGCCATTACCGCGCTGACTTGTACATTGCTGGCTGCTCTCCTTGAAGGTACTACTGTCGGCTTAATCGCCTCTTTTTTACAAGTATTAACTAATCCTGAAAAACCTCCTATTGAAACTGGAATTGAATGGTTTGATATTAGCTTACTAGCAACCGAAGCATCCCCAACAGCTCGTCTCTATCGCCTATCAGCTCTTATTTTGGTAGCTATTTGGTTGCGATCGCTCTTACAATACTTGGGACTTTACTATTCTCGACTTTCTCAATCTAATTTATGCGACCGCCTACGTAAAAGGTTATTTGAGCAACTTCAGGGTTTGAGTTTGAGTTATTATTCAACGAGCCGTTCTGGAGATTTGATCAATAGCCTGACAACTGAAATCAATCAGATCAAGCAAGCTTTTCAAATATTTTCTAATTTGGTTAGCAGAGGATCGACACTGGTGGCTTATGTAGTCTCGATGTTGTTGCTTTCCTGGCAGCTTTCTTTGGCAGCAATCATACTTTATAGCCTCCTTTCTATAGGACTATCTACCTTAGTTCGTCGTGTTCGCGAAGCCAGTTTTGCTGTACCAAAAGCTAATGGACAATTTGCTTCCATTGCCATTCAGTTTATTAACGGTATCCGTACTGTCAAAGGTTCAGGAACCGAAGATTTTGAGCGACAAAGATTTTATCGAGCAAGCAATCTAGTGATTCTAGCCGAAGACCGGGTAGCCTCGATCTCTGCCCTAGTATTGCCACTAGCCCAAGGAGTAGCTAGCACAATTTTAATTGTCATGGTGATTGTGGCATTTAATCTATTTATCTCGACAGGAAGTCTGGCAACTTCTTCTTTATTCACTTTTATGTTTATCTTATTTCGGATGATGCCATTGGTATCTCAAGTAAATGGTTCAAGGGAAAATTTGGGTCGTTTTCAAGGGTCTATCAATAACATCAAAGAACTGCTCAAAACTGAAGATAAACCATATTTGCATAATGGAAAGCTACAATTTCAGGGATTAAAAAGAGGAATTAATTTTCAGTTGGTCGATTTTGCTTACGAACCAGGTAATCTAATTTTAGAAGATATTAATCTTACGATTGATAAAGGTAACGTCACAGCTCTAGTAGGTGCATCAGGAGCTGGGAAAAGTACTCTAGCCGATCTGGTTGCTCGTTTTTACGATCCCACAGAAGGCTCGATTTCAATAAATGGAGAAGATTTACGTAACTTTGATATTTCTTCTGTCCGTAAAAAGATGGCAATTGTTAGCCAAGACACTTTTATTTTTAATGCTTCAGTTAGAGATAATATTGCCTACGGTATCGAAGAAATTTACGAAGAAGATATTTGGGAGGCAGCCCAACTTGCTCATGCAGTTGAATTTATTAAAGAATTACCAGAGGGTTTAGATACAGTACTAGGCGATCGCGGAGTACGATTATCTGGAGGACAACGTCAGCGCATTGCGATTGCCCGTGCCTTATTGCGTAATCCAGATATTCTGATATTAGATGAAGCTACCAGTGCCTTAGATTCTGTAACGGAACAATTAATTCAAGAATCTTTGGCAAAACTATCTCAAGGTAGAACGGTGATTGCGATCGCTCATCGATTATCTACTATTGCTAAGGCAGATAAAGTAGTAGTGCTTGAGCAAGGAAAAATTGTCGAACAAGGAAGTTATCAAGAGTTAGTAGCTAGGAAGGGTGAACTTTGGAAATATCACCAAATGCAGTATGAATTGAGTCAAGCAAGTTAG